In Variovorax paradoxus, a single genomic region encodes these proteins:
- a CDS encoding IclR family transcriptional regulator yields the protein MEKPRRGIQSVEIGTQLLVALGRHVAPMALRDLGKAAGVPVGKAHPYLVSFLKVGFVVQDGAGRYELGPLALQLGLAKLQRLDPIREASPLIEALASETEQSIAVAVWGNFGPTVVRLEEPIHPLHVNLRTGTVMSLAYTATGRLFAAYLPPKVVEKMMLEDLARTRPADGRGSTTELSHSQIEALLVETRLHGMSRTLGQPIPGIDAFCAPVFDSTNNLVLGITAMGPEATFDSDWNGRVAVPLKACALEISRRLGFVPTGEAV from the coding sequence CGTGGCGCCGATGGCGCTGCGCGACCTGGGCAAGGCCGCGGGCGTGCCTGTCGGCAAGGCGCACCCCTACCTCGTCAGTTTTCTGAAGGTCGGCTTCGTCGTTCAGGACGGCGCGGGCCGCTACGAGCTGGGGCCGCTGGCCTTGCAACTGGGGCTGGCCAAGCTGCAACGGCTCGACCCGATCCGCGAGGCCTCGCCGCTCATCGAGGCGCTGGCCTCTGAAACCGAGCAGAGCATCGCGGTCGCCGTGTGGGGCAATTTCGGCCCGACCGTGGTGCGGCTGGAAGAACCGATCCACCCGCTGCACGTGAACCTGCGCACCGGCACCGTCATGTCGCTGGCCTACACGGCCACGGGGCGGCTGTTCGCGGCCTACCTGCCGCCCAAGGTGGTCGAGAAGATGATGCTGGAAGACCTGGCGCGCACCCGCCCGGCCGACGGGCGCGGCTCCACCACGGAGCTGTCGCACTCGCAGATCGAGGCGCTGCTGGTCGAAACCCGCCTGCACGGCATGTCGCGCACGCTGGGCCAGCCGATTCCGGGCATCGACGCCTTCTGCGCGCCGGTGTTCGACTCGACCAACAACCTGGTGCTGGGCATCACGGCCATGGGCCCGGAAGCCACCTTCGACAGCGACTGGAACGGCCGCGTGGCGGTGCCGCTCAAAGCTTGCGCGCTCGAAATCTCGCGCAGGCTCGGCTTCGTGCCGACCGGCGAAGCGGTCTGA